From Micromonospora carbonacea:
ACTCGGCGGTCGGCCGGGCCGCCGCCGGGGCCTGCGCCGCCCACGTCACCGGCGACTACCGCATGGTCACGCTGGCCGGGGTGTCGCACTGGATCCCCGACGCCGCACCCGGCCCGCTGGCCGAGGCGATCCTGGCCCGCGCGGCCACGGCCCGATGACGCCGACGCCGGCCGCCCGGCCGCACACCCGCGCCTCGCTCGCCGCGCAGCTCACCGACCTGGGGGTACGCCCCGGCGCGGTGGTCCTCGTGCACGCCGGGCTGAAGGCGCTCGGGTTCGTCTGCGGCGGCGCGCAGGCGGTGGTCCTCGCCCTGCGCGACGCGCTCGGCGAGCGGGGCACGGTCGTGGTGCCCACCCACACGCCGGAGAACAGCGACCCGGCCGAATGGACCAACCCGCCGGTGCCGGCGCAGTGGTGGCCGGTGATCCGGGCCGAGACGCCCGGCTTCGACCCGGCGGTCACCCCGAGCCGGTTCATGGGGGCGCTGGCCGAGACCGTCCGGGGCTGGCCGGGTGCCCGGCGCAGCGACCACCCGCAGGTCTCCTTCGCCGCCCTCGGGCCCGCCGCCGGGCGGATCGTGGCCGGGCACCCGCTGGCCGGGATGCTCGGCGAGGACTCCCCGCTGGGCCGGCTCTACGCCGCCGACGCCGACGTGCTGCTGCTCGGCGTCGGCCACGACTCGAACACGTCGCTGCACCTGGCCGAATACCGGCAGCCCGCCCCGCCGACCCGGCGGGAGGGCGCGGCGGTGCGCACCCCGGACGGCGGCCGGCGCTGGGCGCGGTGGGACGACGTCGTGCTCGACGAGAGCGACTTCCCCCGGCTCGGGGCGGCGCTGGAGGCGACCGGCGCGGTGCGGGTCGGCCCGGTCGGCGACGGGACGGGGCGGCTGATGCGCCAGCGGGCGGCGGTCGACTTCGCGGTGGACTGGCTGGCCCGCCACCGGGCAACGGCGGCCGGCGGCCGGACAAGGACCGACAGGACAGGTGGGACGGCGGACGGCAGCCGAGGGACGGAGGACGCATGACGGTCAGCGCCGAGGACTACCTGGCGGTGGTGACGGAGGCGGTCGGCCGGGTGTCGACCAGCCAACGGGAGGCGGTGGGCCGGGCGGCCGACCTGATCGCCGACGCGCTGCGCGCCGACGGGGTGGTCCACGCGTTCGGCACGGGCCACTCCGAGGCCCTCGCCATGGAGATCGCCGGCCGGGCCGGCGGCCTGGTGCCGACCAACCGGATCGCGCTGCGCGACGTGGTGCTGCGCGGCGGGGCGTCGGCCGACGTCCTGGGCCCGCGGCTGGAGCGGGACCCGGCGGTGGCCCACCGCCTCTACGAGCTGGCCCCGGTCCACCCGTCCGACGTGTTCGTGGTGGCCTCCAACTCCGGGGTCAACGGGGCGGTCGTGGAGTTCGCGGCGCTGGTGACCGGGCGGGGGCACCGGCTGGTCGCCATCACGTCGGCGCAGCACTCGGCGCGGATGGCGTCCCGGCACCCGTCGGGGCGCAAGCTGGCCGACTTCGCCGACGTGGTGCTGGACAACGGCGCGCCGTACGGCGACGCGACCCTGCCGCTGCCCGGCGGCGGCGCGGTCGGCGCGGTCTCCTCGATCACGGCGGCCCTGCTCGCGCAGCAGATCACGGTCGAGGTGGTGGCCCGGATGCTCGCGGCGGGGGAGCCGCCCCCGGTCTACCTGTCGGCCAACATCGCCGGCGGCGACGCGCACAACGACGCCCTGGAGGCCCGGTACGCGGGCCGGATCCGCCGGGGGGCGTGACCGCTTCCGATCGGGCCCGACCGCGCCCCGCCGTCGCGCGTGGGCCCGGGTGTGAACGGGTTTCGCCGTCGGGCCGATCGGGCAATGGCGATGCTGCCGGCGGGCCGCACCCGCCGGCACGATCGTCGCCCCGGAGGTAACGCGTGTCCAAGGAAACCGAGCGGCAGCGCTGGCAGCGCAACTTCGCCGACCTGCTCCAGGAGCTGCGGGTCGCGCAGACCGGCGTGCAGATCCTCTTCGCCTTCCTGCTGACGCTGCCGTTCAGCAACGGTTTCACCCGGACCAGCGACTTCCAGAAGGACGTCTACATCGTCGCGCTGCTGTCGGCCGCCGCCGCCACCGCGATGATCATTTCGCCGGTGGCCTTCCACCGGGCGCTGTTCCGGCAGGGGCGCAAGCCGGAGCTGGTCCGCTTCGCGCACCGGATGGCCAGCGGCGGGCTCGGGTTCATGCTCGTCTCGATGGTCAGCGCGGTCCTGCTGATCACCGACTTCGTGCTGGACCGGGGCATCGCGTTCGTGCTCACCGCGGTCACCGCCGTGTGGTTCCTGACCTTCTGGGTCCTCCTGCCGTTCGCCCGCCGCAACTGGGGCGAGGACGACATCGACGACGACGATGACGACCCGCGGACGCTGACGGGCGACTGACCACGCCGGCTCCGACCAGCGGAGACGCGGTCGGGAATCCGAAGTGCACGCGACGCTACCCCTGGGTAACAACCGGGGGGAGCGTTGCTCTGTCGAGCACGTTGACGCATCCGGACCGAGGTTCGAGGAGGCCGCCGTGACCACGACGCAGAACAGTCGACCCGCGCCCGACCCGGCGGAGCGGGCCACCCCGGACGCCGGGCCGCTGCCGGCGCAGGGGAGCGCGGGGGCGGGCGACGCCGGCCCGCCGCCGGCCCCGGGCGGCACCGGCCCGCTGCCGGCGGAGGCCGGGCAGGTGTCCGAGAAGGAGGCCCGGCAGGTCGCCGAGGCGGCCCGCGAATCCGCCTGGGACCGGCCCAGCTTCGGCAGGGAGCTGTTCCTCGGGCGGTTCCGGCTCGACCTGATCCACCCGTGGCCGCGCACCGATCCGGCCGAGGACGCCCGCGCCGAGGAGTTCCTGGGGCGGCTGCGGGCGTACCTGGCCGCCGAGGTCGACGGCGCGGCGATCGAGCGGGACGCCCGCATCCCCGACGAGGTGTTCCGGGGCCTGGCCCGGCTCGGCGCGTTCGGCATGAAGATCGACCGGAAGTACGGCGGGCTCGGGCTGAGCAACCTGCACTACTGCCGGGCGCTGATGCTGGCCGGCTCGGTCAGCCCCGCGATCGGCGCGCTGCTGTCGGCGCACCAGTCGATCGGCGTGCCGCAGCCGCTCAAGATGTTCGGCACCGACGAGCAGAAGCAGCGCTTCCTGCCCCGGCTCGCCGCCGGCGAGGTGTCGGCGTTCCTGCTCACCGAGCCGGACGTCGGTTCCGACCCGGCGCGGCTGGCGACCATCGCCGAGCCGACCGCCGACGGCACCGGCTACCGGCTCAACGGGGTGAAGCTCTGGGCCACCAACGGCACCGTGGCCACGCTGCTGGTGGTGATGGCCCGGGTGCCGGCGACGCAGGGGCGGCGCGGCGGGATCACCGCGTTCGTCGTCGACGGCGACGCCGAGGGCATCACCGTGGAGCGGCGCAACGAGTTCACGGGCCTGCGCGGCCTGGAGAACAGCCTCACCCGGTTCCACGACGTGTTCGTGCCGGCCGAGAACGTCATCGGCGGCGAGGGCAAGGGCCTCAAGATCGCCCTGACCACCCTCAACACGGGGCGGCTCTCGCTGCCGGCGATGTGCGTCGGGGCGGGCAAGTGGTCGCTGAACGTGGCCCGGGAGTGGGCCGCCGACCGCGTCCAGTGGGGCCGGCCGGTGGGCGAGCACGAGGCGGTCGCCCAGAAGCTCGCCTTCGTCGCCGCCACCACCTACGGCATGGAGACCATGCTCGACCTGTGCTGCCTGCTCGCCGACGACGACCGCAACGACATCCGGATCGAGGCGGCGCTGGTGAAGCTGTACGCCAGCGAGATGGCCTGGAAGATCGGCGACGAGCTGATCCAGATCCGGGGCGGGCGTGGGTACGAGACCGCCGACTCCCTGGCCGCCCGGGGCGAGCGCCCGGCGGCGGTCGAGCAGCTGCTGCGGGACCTGCGGATCAACCGCATCTTCGAGGGCTCCACCGAGATCATGCACCTGCTGATCGCCCGCGAGGCCGTCGACGCCCACCTGTCCGTGGCGGGCGACATCATCGACCCGGACGCCGGGCTCGGCCGCAAGGCGAGGGCCGGCGCGCGGGCGGGCGCGTTCTACGCGCGGTGGCTGCCGACCCTCGCCGTCGGCCGGGGTCAGGCCCCGACGGCGTACGCGGAGTTCGGCCCGCTCGCCGGGCACCTGCGGCAGGTCGAGCGGTACAGCCGCAAGCTGGCCCGGTCGACGTTCTACGCGATGTCCCGCTGGCAGGGGAAGATGGAGCGCAAGCAGGCGTTCCTCGGCCGGGTGGTGGACATCGGCGCGGAGTTGTTCGCGATGAGCGCGGTCTGCGTCCGGGCGTACGCGGAGAAGGACACCCGCCCGGAGAACGTCGAGCTGGCCGACCTGTTCTGCCGCCAGGCCCGGCTGCGGGTCGACGCCCTGTTCACCGGCCTGTGGGCCAACACCGACTCGGTCGACGTGGCGGCGGCGCGGCGGATCCTCGCCGGCCGGTACGCCGCCCTGGAGGACGGGGTGATCACGCCGCCGGCCGACCTGCCCTGGGTGGCCCGCTGGACCCCGGGCCCGTCCACCGCCGCCGACGTCCGCCGCCGCATCCCGCCGGAGTGAGCGCAGGGCCGTTCAGCGGGCGACCGCCCAGGCCAGCACGGCCGCCAGGATGAGCCCGTTGAGCAGCGCCAGCACCAGGTACGCCTGCGGCGGGATCTTGCGCCCCCGCCTGACGAAGCTGACCAGCACGGCGGCGTACG
This genomic window contains:
- a CDS encoding aminoglycoside N(3)-acetyltransferase — its product is MTPTPAARPHTRASLAAQLTDLGVRPGAVVLVHAGLKALGFVCGGAQAVVLALRDALGERGTVVVPTHTPENSDPAEWTNPPVPAQWWPVIRAETPGFDPAVTPSRFMGALAETVRGWPGARRSDHPQVSFAALGPAAGRIVAGHPLAGMLGEDSPLGRLYAADADVLLLGVGHDSNTSLHLAEYRQPAPPTRREGAAVRTPDGGRRWARWDDVVLDESDFPRLGAALEATGAVRVGPVGDGTGRLMRQRAAVDFAVDWLARHRATAAGGRTRTDRTGGTADGSRGTEDA
- a CDS encoding sugar isomerase domain-containing protein, which translates into the protein MTVSAEDYLAVVTEAVGRVSTSQREAVGRAADLIADALRADGVVHAFGTGHSEALAMEIAGRAGGLVPTNRIALRDVVLRGGASADVLGPRLERDPAVAHRLYELAPVHPSDVFVVASNSGVNGAVVEFAALVTGRGHRLVAITSAQHSARMASRHPSGRKLADFADVVLDNGAPYGDATLPLPGGGAVGAVSSITAALLAQQITVEVVARMLAAGEPPPVYLSANIAGGDAHNDALEARYAGRIRRGA
- a CDS encoding DUF6328 family protein, whose amino-acid sequence is MSKETERQRWQRNFADLLQELRVAQTGVQILFAFLLTLPFSNGFTRTSDFQKDVYIVALLSAAAATAMIISPVAFHRALFRQGRKPELVRFAHRMASGGLGFMLVSMVSAVLLITDFVLDRGIAFVLTAVTAVWFLTFWVLLPFARRNWGEDDIDDDDDDPRTLTGD
- a CDS encoding acyl-CoA dehydrogenase family protein, whose protein sequence is MTTTQNSRPAPDPAERATPDAGPLPAQGSAGAGDAGPPPAPGGTGPLPAEAGQVSEKEARQVAEAARESAWDRPSFGRELFLGRFRLDLIHPWPRTDPAEDARAEEFLGRLRAYLAAEVDGAAIERDARIPDEVFRGLARLGAFGMKIDRKYGGLGLSNLHYCRALMLAGSVSPAIGALLSAHQSIGVPQPLKMFGTDEQKQRFLPRLAAGEVSAFLLTEPDVGSDPARLATIAEPTADGTGYRLNGVKLWATNGTVATLLVVMARVPATQGRRGGITAFVVDGDAEGITVERRNEFTGLRGLENSLTRFHDVFVPAENVIGGEGKGLKIALTTLNTGRLSLPAMCVGAGKWSLNVAREWAADRVQWGRPVGEHEAVAQKLAFVAATTYGMETMLDLCCLLADDDRNDIRIEAALVKLYASEMAWKIGDELIQIRGGRGYETADSLAARGERPAAVEQLLRDLRINRIFEGSTEIMHLLIAREAVDAHLSVAGDIIDPDAGLGRKARAGARAGAFYARWLPTLAVGRGQAPTAYAEFGPLAGHLRQVERYSRKLARSTFYAMSRWQGKMERKQAFLGRVVDIGAELFAMSAVCVRAYAEKDTRPENVELADLFCRQARLRVDALFTGLWANTDSVDVAAARRILAGRYAALEDGVITPPADLPWVARWTPGPSTAADVRRRIPPE